Genomic window (Streptomyces sp. RerS4):
TCGGTCTGGTTCGATCTGGTTCGATCTTGCTTGACGACTTCTTCTGGTCACGCCCTGGCGAACTGATAGAACCGCTTCAGCGTGCAGTGCTCGTCGAGCAGCCGGCCGTAGATCGGTTCGCCCTCCAGCTCCCGGTACGTCTCGATCGGGTCGCCTTTTATGATCAGCGCCCGCGCGCATTCCTCGCACCAGTACTGGTAGTCGGTGTTGACCGGATCCATGTCCCGCACGATCGGCGTGCCGTTCTCGCACCAGTCGCACCGCCGCCGGTGTGCACCCATCCGTCAGCGACTCCCTCCCGCGTCGGGCCGTCGTGTCCCCCTCCGGCGCTCCGATTCTGCCATGCCGGTCCCGGCCGGGTCAGCAAGCCCAAAAGGACAAACGGAAGGATCCCGCCCCCTGTTGGGGACGGGATCCTGACTGTGGAGCTAAGGAGAATTGAACTCCTGACCTCCTGCATGCCATGCAGGCGCTCTACCAACTGAGCTATAGCCCCGCTCTCCGCCGCGTTCCCCCCGTTTCCGGTGTTCTTCGCTGCGAACAAGAAGAACTCTAGCCTGTGACCAGCCGGAAAGTGAAATCCGGGTCCGAGGGTGGCCCGCGGCGGCCTCGGTCGTCGTCAGCCGTCGTCAGTCGTCGGTCGACGTCAGTCGTCGTCGCCGAGTACCGGCTCCGGCAGCGTGCCGGCGTTGTGCTCCATGAGCCGCCAGCCCCGCACGCCCTCGCCGAGGACGGACCAGCAGCAGTTGGAGAGCCCGCCGAGACCCTCCCAGTAGTACGGCTCCAGGCCCAACAGGCGGCCGATCGTCGTACGGATGGTGCCGCCGTGGCTGACGACCACGAGGGTTCCACCCTCGGGCAGCCGGTCGGCGTGCCGCAGGACGACGGGCGCCGCGCGGTCGGCGACCTCGGTCTCCAGCTCACCGCCGCCGCGACGCACGGGCTCGCCGCGCTTCCACGCCGTGTACTGCTCACCGTGCTTGGCGAGGATCTCGTCGTGGGTCAGGCCCTGCCACTCGCCGGCGTACGTCTCGCGCAGCCCCTCGTCGTGCGCGACCGCGAGGCCGGTGACGGAGGCCAGCTCGGCCGCCGTGGCGGAGGCCCGCCGCAGGTCGGAGGAGACGATGGCGTCGGGCCGGAGGCCGGCCAGCAGCCGCGACGCGCGACGCGCCTGCGCCAGGCCCGTCTCGGTCAGCTCGATGTCCGTGGAACCCTGGAAGCGCCGCTCCAGGTTCCACGCGGTCTGACCGTGGCGCCACAGGACGATCTTCCGGCCGGTCTTGCCGGAAGGGGCGGAGGAGCCAGAGGTGGTCGCGCTCAGAACAGATCACCGTCCAGTTCGTCGTCGCCCGCCGCCTCGCGCAGCTTGGCGTGCTCCTCGGCCTTGCCGATCGTCAGCTTGGCGTCCTCGGGGAGCTCGATCTCGGGGCAGTCCTTCCACAGGCGCTCCAGCGCGTAGAAGACGCGCTCCTCGCTGTGCTGGACGTGGACGACGATGTCGACGTAGTCGAGCAGGATCCAGCGGGCGTCGCGGTCGCCTTCACGGCGCACCGGCTTGGCGCCGAGCTCCTTGAGCAGCCGCTCCTCGATCTCGTCCACGATCGACTTGACCTGGCGGTCGTTGGGCGCGGAGGCGAGCAGGAAGGCATCGGTGATCGACAGCACGTCGCTGACGTCGTACGCGATGATGTCGTGCGCGAGCCGGTCGGCCGCGGCCTGGGCGGCGGCGGTGATGAGCTCGATGGAGCGGTCCGTGGCGGTCACTGGCCATGCTTTCGGGTTGGCGGGCAGATCCATACAAGGGTCTCATGTACCGCCGACCCCGCCCGCGCGAAACGTGCCGCGCGGGCCGCGACCGGGTCCCGCGCGGGCGAAACCCCTGCTCACAGCCCTGCGGGGCGGGATCTCCCGCCGGTCAGGAGGCTTTGTAGTCCCTGCCCAGGGTCACCACGACGTCCGCGTTCACCGCGTTCTCGGCCTTCTTCACGGCCGTCTCCGCGACGCCCAGCGTCTTGGCGACCTCGATCGCCCGGTCGCGCTGCGCGTCGTCCTGGTACGTGATCTGCGTCCCGGCGACCGTCCGGTCGGCCTTGCCGCCCTCGACCAGGCCGTAGCCGGCGTTGAGCAGCGCCGCCTTGGCCGCGACCTGCGTCTTCTCGTCCCCGCTGGCGTCCTTGAGGCCGACGCGGAGGGCGGCCCCGGGCTGCGCCGCCGTGAAGGAACCGCCGAGCAGCTCCTTGACCACCTTCTTGTTCGTCTCGTCGGTGAGCCCGCCGTCCGTCTTCACCGCGAGCAGTTCCGTGCGGTACGCGCCCACCTTGGCGTGCTCGCCGATCCGCGAGAGCAGGGCGCCGAGGTTCTGGGCGTCCAGGCCGGGGTCGAGGATCTGGCCCATGCTCTCGACGGTCGTGGCCGCCGCCTTCGGGTCGCCGGGGATCTTGCGCAGCACGGCGAGGAGCACCCTGCCGGTCCGCTCCAGCTGCCTGGCCTCCGGTTCGCCCGGGGCCCGGTGGGTGGCGTAGGCGACGGCCATCGCGCCGGTCAGGCTCTGCTTGGGGCCTTGTGCGACGGCCGGGGTCTTGGCCTGGTCGTCGGCGGGGACGGCGGTGTCGGTGTCGGTCTCGACGCCGCCGACCAGGTCGACGAGGCGCTCCAGGAAGGGGGTGTCGAGGCGCCAGGTGCCGCCGATGTGGGTGCCGAGCACGGTGTCGAGGGATTCGCGGGTGCCGAGGGCGCCGGCGTCGACGGCCTTGCCGAGCGGGCTGCCGACGCCGTCCTGGCCGGGGACGTTCAGGTTGTTGGGCAGCAGGACGGTGGCGCCCTGGCGGGTGGTGACGTTGTCCACGAGGAGCGCGGTGGAGCTGCCGCCCCGCTTGGTGTTGCGCAGGTGGACGACGATCATGTCGCGCTTCTGTTCGCCGGCCGTCGCCGCCGGGCCCTGCTTCGCTCCGGGGCCGTCGAGGAACGGCAGCTTGCCCGCGTACCAGAGGTAGCCGGCGCCGCCGACGACGAACAGGGCCAGGGTGACGACGAGGGCGACGCCCCGGTTGCGGCCGCGCCGGCGGGCCTCCTCGCGGCGCTCGGTGCGACTCTCGGTGAAGGCGAGCCAGTCGATGACCTCGGAGTCCTCGTCCGGCTGGTCGATGAAGGAGAACTGTTCGGTGCGGTAGTCGCGCTCCGTCGCCGGCTGCGGCCGGTCCCGTTCGGTCGGGAACTCCCGGCGCGGTTCGGGCACCGGGGCGGCGGCCGGCGGTTCGGGGTGGGGCGGTTGCGGCGCGGGGGCGGCCTGCTGCGGGATCCACTGCTGGGCCTGTGCTTGGGCCTGGGCCTGGGCCTGGGCTTGGGCTTGGGCTTGGGCCTGTGGGTACGCGTACCCCTGGGCGGTGGTCTGGGGCGCCGTCTGGGGGTATTCGTAGGGCTGCTGGTACTGCTGCTGCGGGTTGCCGTACTCGTACGGCTGCTGTTGCGGCGGTTGCTGCTGTTGCTCGTACTGCTGATGCTGCGCGGGCGCGGGGGCGTAGACCGGTCTGCCGTACGGGTCGTAGCCGATGAGCTGCTGCCCCTGGTCGGCGTACGGGTCGTAAGGATCCTGTGGGTCGTTCACCGCGGGCCCCTCTCTTCCGGAAGCTCAGGCGCCCCGGTACAGCTCACGCTTGTCGATGTAGCGCACCACGCCGTCGGGCACCAGGTACCAGACGGGATCGCCCTCGGCCACGCGGGCGCGGCAGTCGGTGGAGGAGATCGCCAGCGCGGGGACCTCGACCAGGGAGACGCCGCCCTCGGGCAGGCCGTCGTCGGTGAGTACGTGGCCCGGCCGGGTCACTCCGATGAAGTGGGCGAGGGAGAACAGCTCGTCCGCGTTCCGCCAGGTCAGGATCTGGGCGAGGGCGTCGGCACCGGTGATGAAGAACAGGTCGGCGTCGTCGTTGAGCGCGCTCAGATCCCGCAGGGTGTCGATCGTGTAGGTGGGGCCGCCGCGGTCGATGTCGATGCGGCTCACCGAGAACTGGGGGTTCGAGGCCGTGGCGATGACCGTCATCAGATAGCGGTCCTCGGCGGGCGACACGGCCCGCTGGGACTTCTGCCACGGTTCGCCCGTCGGTACGAACACCACCTCGTCGAGGTGGAAAAGGGCGGCCACCTCGCTGGCGGCCACCAGGTGTCCGTGGTGGATCGGGTCGAACGTCCCGCCCATCACGCCGAGCCGGCGCTTGACCGGGCCCGTAGGCATCTCCTGCTCTCCCATGAGCGCAGAGCCTACTGGCCCGGTGGCACGTGCACGGGGGGCGGACCCGAAAGGAGGGTTTCGCCACCGGGTCTTCCGCCGGGGTCCTAGCGGTCGCGGTTCAGACGCGTGGTCACCCAGAGCATCAGAAGCAGGATGACCAGCGCGCCGCCACCGGTCAGGTACGGGTTCAGGCTGTCGTGGTTGCCGCCGTGCTGCCCGGCGCCCTCGGAGGCGAGAAGGACCAGGTTGTGGGCGGCGGTGGGGAGGCTCATCAGGCAGGTACCTATCGAGTCGGGGAGCGAGCGGAGACTTCGCTCACATCGTATGCGGGGGCCTGGGGCACGCTCACGCCGACTCAGGCGTTGGAGAGGATAGACGCAACACGACACAGGGTCGATCAAGGGGGAGGGCGCTATGGCGGACACCGGATTCGAGAAGGTACCGGCGCGGAACCGCAGGAGGTTCCCCGGTATCTCCTCGCGGGCGTACGAACACCCGGCGGACCGCTCGGCGCTGGTGGCGCTGCGCAGGCTGGCCGGGTTCGACACGGTGTTCAAGACCCTGAGCGGGCTGGTCCCGGAGCGCAGCCTGCGGCTGCTGTTCCTGTCGGATTCGGTGCGCGTGGGCGAGACGCAGTTCCCCCACCTGCACGAGATGCTGCGGGACGCCTGCTACATCCTGGACCTGGAGAAGGTCCCCCAGATGTATGTGCAGCAGGATCCCAAGCCGAACGCCATGTGCATCGGGTTGGACGAGCCGATCATCGTGGTCACGACCGGGTTGGTGGAGCTCCTCGACGAGGAGGAGATGCGGGCGGTGGTGGGCCACGAGGTGGGCCACGCCCTGTCGGGGCACTCCGTGTACCGCACCGTCCTGCTGTTCCTGACGTCGCTGGCGCTCAAGGTGGCGTGGATCCCGCTCGGCAATGTGGCGATCATGGCGATCGTCACGGCGCTGCGGGAGTGGTTCCGCAAGTCGGAGCTGTCCGCGGACCGGGCGGGGCTGCTGGTGGGGCAGGACGTCAACGCCTCGATGCGGGGGCTGATGAAGATCGCCGGCGGCAACCACCTGCACGAGATGAACGTGGACGCGTTCCTGGCGCAGGCCGAGGAGTACGAGGAGAGCGGTGACCTGCGCGACTCGGTGCTGAAGATCCTCAACATGCTGCCCAGGACGCACCCCTTCACCACCGTGCGGGCCGCCGAGCTGAAGAAGTGGTCCCAGAACCGGGACTTCCAGCGGATCATGGACGGCCACTACCCGCGCCGGGAGGAGGACAAGGAGACCTCCGTGACCGACTCCTTCCGGCAGTCCGCCTCGCACTACGCGGAGTCGGTGCGCACCAGCAGGGATCCCCTGATGAAGCTGGTCGGTGACATCGCCGGTGGCGCGGGCGACCTGGGCGGCAGACTGCGCGACCGGTTCACCGGAGCGGGAACGGGAGCCGGGGCCGGGTCCGCGCCGGGCGGCAAGGACGGCACGGGCGGCACGGGCACGGGCGGCGACAGTCCGGGGGCCGCGGGGGCTACGGAGCGGGGCTGACGGAGGAGCCGGCCGCCGGCGGCGACGGCGTACGGGCGCTCGGCGGCGCGGACGGCGAGGCGGTGTGCTCCCCGGTCGTCGCCCCGGTCGGGGCCAGTACGCCGCACAGCCCGGCGGTGCGCCTGGGGTGGCCGCCCGCGTACGGGTCGCTCGCCGGCGGGCCGACGGTGGTGGGCGCGGCTCCGGCGAGGAGCGGCCGGAAGGCCGCCGACGGGTCGGCGGAGCAGGCCTGCGGCCCGGCTATCACGTAGGCGGTGACCAGCTCGGCGCGGCGGGCATTGAGGTCAGCCCGGTCGAAGCGCAGCCGCAGCTCGCGGCGGACGGTGAAGAGCGAGGCCCCGTCGGCGGCGGGCGCGCCGGAGGCCGGGCGCACGGCGTACACGAAGGTGTGGTCGCTCCTGACCTCCAGCACCTCCCCGTTCAGCTCCTCGACGGTGAGGGTGCCGTTGACCCGCACGCGCGAGTCGGCGACGACGGCGGTCTCCGGGTCGAAGCGGACGAGCCAGCCGGTGGCGGCGTACCGACCGTCGCCGGCGGGCGCGGCCATGCTCTCGTCGAACTGGCGGAGCTGGCCGGGGTCGAGCAGGACCCGCACGGGTCGGGAGGCGGTGGCGGACAGGACGTCCGGGTCCAGGGAGGACTGGACCAGGTAGTCCTTGGTGATGGTCAGCGCGGCGACGACCTGGCTCTCCGTGAAGTGGTGGGTGCGGCGCGCGGCCGGGAGGGTGATGCCGGCCGCCCCGATCCGGTACTCGGCGGCGGGGCTGTTCGCGTAGAGGTCGACGGGCCGCCCGCCGGGGACGGTCTGGGTCGGGGCCAGGGGGACGACGGTGCTGACGAGCGGTTGCGCGGCGCCGTCGGCCGGTGGCGGCATGTAGGGGTTGCGCAGGCCCATGTAGACGGCGACCGCGAAGGCGGCGGCGATGAGCAGGACGAGGAGCAGGCCCTGTCGGGCGCCGCGGCTGGGGGTTCCCGTACCGCCGCGACCGGCGGTTCCGGAGCCCGACCAGAGGGAACGGCTGCGGACGGCGCGGGCGTGTTCGCCCATGCGTTCCTGGGCGGAGTACTCCTGGAGTCGGGCAGCGCGGACGAAGTCCTCGTCGAACACCACGGACCGGTACTCGTCCGGGCGCAGTTCGTCATCGCCCCCGCCCATACCGTCGGGGGTGCCGTTGGGTGGGTCTCCTGGAACGGCCATCGCTTCTCCCCGCTGTCCCCGCTTCAGAGAAGCCCCCAGCTCCGGCTCGGGCGCGTGGGGTCGTACTTTCAGGGTTGGCGGCCGACGGGGTACGTAAACGCGCCGACGCCGGTGACTTCCCTGAGCGGAGTACTGGCGGGGGCGGGCGCGGGGTCCCTCTCACCGGCCGCGCTGCGGTAGACGGCGCTGAAGGCGAGGGCGACCATGCCGAGGCCCATCACGACGGCGAGCACCCAGGCGACCGGGCGCAGCCAGGGTGAGCGGCCGCGGTAGGGGCGCAGGCTGCCGCCGTAGGCGCCGTACGGGCCTTCGGCATAGCCGTAGCCGTAGTGGCCGGCTTCCCAGCCGGGGTCGTCGAGTCCGTAGCCGTCGGCGGGACCGTAGTCGTCGTCCCCGGCCCAGCCGCCGGCGACGCGGGCGGCCTCGGCCTCCGCGCGGGCGCGGTCCGCGGCGCGCCGGCGTTCGGCCGCGCTCGGTTCATGGATCTCGGCGTTCCGGACGAAGTCCTCGTCGAACACCACGGAGGCGAAGTCCTGATCCGCGCCTCCGCGGTCGTCGTCGGGCTCCCCGTCGTCCGGGAACGGTTTGCCCCCCACGTCGTCCGGCACGAGACCAGCGTAGACCTGGGGGGCGGCTTTGGGCAGGGTGTGCGCCGGATCCGGCCACACGGTGTTCGTCTGGGGGTTACCGGATGTGACCGTCACCGGTGACGATGTACTTGGTGGAGGTGAGCTCCGGGAGGCCCATGGGGCCCCTGGCATGCAGCTTCTGCGTGGAGATGCCGATCTCGGCGCCGAAGCCGAACTGGCCACCGTCCGTGAACCGGGTGGAGGCGTTCACGGCCACCGTGGTGGAGTCGACCAGCTGGGTGAAGCGGCGCGCGGCGGCCTGCGAGGTGGTGACGATCGCCTCGGTGTGGCCGGAGGTCCAGCGGCGGATGTGGGTGACGGCCTCGTCGAGGGAGTCCACGACGGCGGCGGCGATGTCGTAGGAGAGGTACTCGGCGGCCCAGTCCTCGTCGGTGGCGGGCAGGGCGGTGGCCTTGGTGCCCTCGGCGGCGGCGAGGACGCGCTCGTCGCCGTGGACGGTCACGCCGGCGGCGGCGAGCGCGTCGAGGGCGCGGGGCAGGAAGGCGTCGGCGATGTCGCGGTGGACGAGGAGGGTCTCGGCCGCGTTGCAGACGGAGGGCCGCTGTGCCTTGGAGTTGATGAGGATGTCCACGGCCATGTCGAGGTCGGCCTGGGCGTCGACGTAGACGTGGCAGTTGCCGGTACCGGTCTCGATGACCGGAACGATGGATTCCTCGACCACGGTCTTGATGAGCGAGGCTCCGCCGCGCGGAATGAGGACGTCGACGAGGCCGCGGGCGCGCATCAGCTCGCGGACGGAGTCGCGGGACTCGCCGGGGACGAGCTGGATCGCGTCGGCGGGCAGGCCGGCGGCCTCGACGGCGTCGCGGAGGATGGCGACGAGCGCGGTGTTGGAGGCGTAGGCGGAGGAGGAGCCGCGCAGCAGGACCGCGTTGCCGGACTTGAGGCAGAGGGCGGCGGCGTCGACGGTGACGTTGGGGCGGGCCTCGTAGATGATGCCGACGACGCCGAGCGGGACGCGGATCTGGCGGAGGTCGATGCCGTTGGGGAGGGTCGAGCCGCGGACGACCTCGCCGACGGGGTCGGGGAGGGCGGCGACGTCGCGGACGTCGGAGGCGATGGCGGCGACGCGCTCGGGGGTGAGGGTGAGGCGGTCGATGACGGTCTCGCTGGTGCCGGCGGCGCGGGCCTTGTCGGTGTCGACGGCGTTGGCGGCGACGATCTCGGCCGTACGGGCCTCCAGCGCGTCCGCGATGGCCAGCAGGGCCGTGTCCTTGGCGGACCGAGGGAGCGGCGCGATGGCTGCGGCGGCGGTCCGGGCGGCGGCCGCGGTGGCGAGGACGGGCGAGGTGGCGGTGGCGTCGTCGAGCGAGGTCATGCGGCCCAGGGTAATCCCCGCCCGCCCCCGCCCCACCGGGATTCCACCCCCCGAGACACCCCCGGCCCCGCCACGCCCACACCCAAGCCGAGCCGCCACCACCCGGCCCTGCCTCCCGCCCGGACCCCACGCCTCAAACGCCGGCCGGGCTGAACCCCTGGGGCTCCGCCCCAGACCCCGCGCCTCAAACGCCGGCGAGGCTGGATGATGCCTCTCCCGCTTGCCGGCGATCCAGGCGCGGGCGCGGCCCCGCCTTTGAGCCCCGCCGACGTTCGAGGTGGCACGGACCCAGCCCCGCCCTTTGAGCCCCGCCGACGTTCGAGGCGGGCACGGACCCAGCCCCGCCATTCACCCCCGCCAACGTTCGAGGCGGGCACGAGCCCGGCCGCCTTTGAGCCCCGCCAACGTTCAAGGCGGGCACGGGCCCAGCCCCGCCTTTCAGCCGCGCCGGCGTTCGAGGCGGGAACGGTGGAAGGGCGGGTAGGGGGCCGCACCGCGCAGCGGCAAACCCGACGACGGACCCCGGCCACGGCCCCGACCCCGCCCGGCAGGTCGACGGACGGAGTCCGGCGCAGCGGCGCGAAGCCGGGGAGGCCCGCCAGGGCCGAGCCGCGCGAGCGGCGCGTGAAGAAGGCGTGGCCCGCCAGGGCCGAGCCGCGCGAGCGGCGCGTCGAAAGGGCACAGCGCGGCGCGTCTAATAGGGATGCACGCCCACCGGGTGGGCTGGGGGTGGGCCGTAGCCCTCCGCTACTCGTTGGTGGTAGGTGGCGCGGTCGATGACCTCCAGGCCGACGATCTCCCACGGCGGGAGCTGCGCCGACGAGCGGTGTTCGCCCCACAGGCGCAGCGCGACGGCGGCGGCGTCGTGGAGGTCGCGGGCCTCCTCCCAGTACCGGATCTCCGCGTGGTCGTCGGCGTACCGGCTGGTGAGGAGGAAGGGGTGGTCGTGGGCCAGTTGTTCCAGTCCGCGTCGGACCTCGGACAGCGGAGCCGGCTTGCCGGACACGCTGAGGGTCACGTGCCAGAGCCGGGAGACGTCGGGGACGTGGCCCCGCCCCTCGCCACCGTCCCCCGTGCCGACGCTGGTCAGCGCTCGTCTCACCAGCCGCCTCCTGTCTGCGCTACGCGTGTCCGCCCCTCACAGTTGACCAGTCCCGAGCCCCGCGCGCGGGGGTTTTCCCGAATCCTCAGCCCTCAAGCAGCACCAGATCGTCCCGGTGG
Coding sequences:
- a CDS encoding M48 family metalloprotease — its product is MADTGFEKVPARNRRRFPGISSRAYEHPADRSALVALRRLAGFDTVFKTLSGLVPERSLRLLFLSDSVRVGETQFPHLHEMLRDACYILDLEKVPQMYVQQDPKPNAMCIGLDEPIIVVTTGLVELLDEEEMRAVVGHEVGHALSGHSVYRTVLLFLTSLALKVAWIPLGNVAIMAIVTALREWFRKSELSADRAGLLVGQDVNASMRGLMKIAGGNHLHEMNVDAFLAQAEEYEESGDLRDSVLKILNMLPRTHPFTTVRAAELKKWSQNRDFQRIMDGHYPRREEDKETSVTDSFRQSASHYAESVRTSRDPLMKLVGDIAGGAGDLGGRLRDRFTGAGTGAGAGSAPGGKDGTGGTGTGGDSPGAAGATERG
- the rsfS gene encoding ribosome silencing factor → MTATDRSIELITAAAQAAADRLAHDIIAYDVSDVLSITDAFLLASAPNDRQVKSIVDEIEERLLKELGAKPVRREGDRDARWILLDYVDIVVHVQHSEERVFYALERLWKDCPEIELPEDAKLTIGKAEEHAKLREAAGDDELDGDLF
- a CDS encoding LCP family protein gives rise to the protein MNDPQDPYDPYADQGQQLIGYDPYGRPVYAPAPAQHQQYEQQQQPPQQQPYEYGNPQQQYQQPYEYPQTAPQTTAQGYAYPQAQAQAQAQAQAQAQAQAQQWIPQQAAPAPQPPHPEPPAAAPVPEPRREFPTERDRPQPATERDYRTEQFSFIDQPDEDSEVIDWLAFTESRTERREEARRRGRNRGVALVVTLALFVVGGAGYLWYAGKLPFLDGPGAKQGPAATAGEQKRDMIVVHLRNTKRGGSSTALLVDNVTTRQGATVLLPNNLNVPGQDGVGSPLGKAVDAGALGTRESLDTVLGTHIGGTWRLDTPFLERLVDLVGGVETDTDTAVPADDQAKTPAVAQGPKQSLTGAMAVAYATHRAPGEPEARQLERTGRVLLAVLRKIPGDPKAAATTVESMGQILDPGLDAQNLGALLSRIGEHAKVGAYRTELLAVKTDGGLTDETNKKVVKELLGGSFTAAQPGAALRVGLKDASGDEKTQVAAKAALLNAGYGLVEGGKADRTVAGTQITYQDDAQRDRAIEVAKTLGVAETAVKKAENAVNADVVVTLGRDYKAS
- a CDS encoding glutamate-5-semialdehyde dehydrogenase, giving the protein MTSLDDATATSPVLATAAAARTAAAAIAPLPRSAKDTALLAIADALEARTAEIVAANAVDTDKARAAGTSETVIDRLTLTPERVAAIASDVRDVAALPDPVGEVVRGSTLPNGIDLRQIRVPLGVVGIIYEARPNVTVDAAALCLKSGNAVLLRGSSSAYASNTALVAILRDAVEAAGLPADAIQLVPGESRDSVRELMRARGLVDVLIPRGGASLIKTVVEESIVPVIETGTGNCHVYVDAQADLDMAVDILINSKAQRPSVCNAAETLLVHRDIADAFLPRALDALAAAGVTVHGDERVLAAAEGTKATALPATDEDWAAEYLSYDIAAAVVDSLDEAVTHIRRWTSGHTEAIVTTSQAAARRFTQLVDSTTVAVNASTRFTDGGQFGFGAEIGISTQKLHARGPMGLPELTSTKYIVTGDGHIR
- the nadD gene encoding nicotinate-nucleotide adenylyltransferase is translated as MGEQEMPTGPVKRRLGVMGGTFDPIHHGHLVAASEVAALFHLDEVVFVPTGEPWQKSQRAVSPAEDRYLMTVIATASNPQFSVSRIDIDRGGPTYTIDTLRDLSALNDDADLFFITGADALAQILTWRNADELFSLAHFIGVTRPGHVLTDDGLPEGGVSLVEVPALAISSTDCRARVAEGDPVWYLVPDGVVRYIDKRELYRGA
- a CDS encoding histidine phosphatase family protein, whose amino-acid sequence is MSATTSGSSAPSGKTGRKIVLWRHGQTAWNLERRFQGSTDIELTETGLAQARRASRLLAGLRPDAIVSSDLRRASATAAELASVTGLAVAHDEGLRETYAGEWQGLTHDEILAKHGEQYTAWKRGEPVRRGGGELETEVADRAAPVVLRHADRLPEGGTLVVVSHGGTIRTTIGRLLGLEPYYWEGLGGLSNCCWSVLGEGVRGWRLMEHNAGTLPEPVLGDDD